The DNA sequence GTGGTGGTCGACCTGGTGGACGGCCGCGCCTCCATCACCGGAAAGGTCCGGGCGGGCTACGTCTATGTGGACGGAATGACTGTCGGCGGTGCCACCGACGCCTCCTTGAAGGACCGGCGGACGCTGGCCGAGGAAGGGGTCATCACGGTCGTCGCGATCGTGGACGCCGATACCGGCATGCTGGCCGAGGCGCCGGACTTCCTGGCCCGCGGCTTCGTGCACGATGACGACGCCTTCGACAGTGCGGCACCGCTGATCGAGAAGGCTCTGGCCAGGGCCGCCGAGGAGAGCATCGGGGACGCCCAGCAGCTGGAGCGGTTGATCAGCCGCACGCTGAGCCAGTGGTTCTTCAAGAAGTACCGGCGTAACCCGATGATCATCCCGGTGGTAATCGACGCCTGAGCTAGCCGAGTTTTCCCCAGCAGTAAAGGGGACCAACGACTCTATTTGTGCCCAATCTTCCCGGAATACCATGAGGTCACATCAACTCGACCCCCGGGAGTTTGATCATGCCCTCCTCGCGCACCGCCACCAAGACGCCCTCTCCTGGTCGGCGGCCCCTCGATCCGCGCACCTGCCGTGCCCTGCTGGCCAGCCAGCGGGAGGGCCGGCTCGGCTACACGTCCGGCCGGGGGCATCGCGCCGTGCCTGTGCACTACAAGACCGAGGACGGCTACATCTTCCTACGGACCGCTGACTACAACGAGATCGCCCAGTACGCCCCCGGCGCCAAGGTCTCCTTCGACCTCACCCATCGGGCCGACGAGGCCCACGAGGGCTGGGAGATCCACGTCGTCGGTGTCGCCGAGCCGCTCGAGGAGGAGCCGGAGGTCGACGACGAGGAGCCCGAGGCGTGGCCGGCGGGCGTCCGGGCGCTCGCCCTCCGGATCCCTGTCACCGAGATCACCGGGGTCGAGATCGCGGCCCACTGAGCACACTCGTGGCCCCTCCCTATGTGTCTCTGTGCGCGAGACAAACCGTCTCGCTGACTGAGAATCGCCCTAGGGTCGGCGGCATGGACGCAACGAGGACCGAGCTGTTGGAGTGGGATGCCGGGAGCTATGACGACCTGCCGCTGCCACACCTTCGCTGGGGTCGCGATGTCGTCGAGCGGCTGGAGCTCGTTGGCAGCGAGACGGTCCTGGACCTTGGCTGCGGCACCGGTCGCGACGCCCAGCACCTGCTGGAGCAGTTGCCGTCCGGGCGGGTGGTCGCCGTCGACGGCTCCGTGCAGATGCTCGACCAGCTGCGCTCCAGGCTGACGGGGCATCGGGACCGGCTCACCGTGCTGCACGCCGACCTGAGGCGCCCGCTACAGCTCCGGCCCCCTCTCCAGCTCGGACTGTCGCTGGATGCGGCCATCAGCGTGGCGACACTGCACTGGCTGCCCGACCATGCGGTCGTCTTCGGCTCGGTGGCCGCCGTGTTGCGGCCGGGCGGGCGGTTCGTCGCCGAATGCGGTGGCCAGGGCAATATCGCCGCCGTCCGGCGCGCGCTGCGCGCAGTCACCGGCGAGGACGGTGCCGGGGTCTGGAACTTCGCCGGCGTGGCCGAGACGAGGGTCGCCCTGGAGGCTGCTGGACTTGTGGACCCGCAGGTGGCTCTGGTTTCGGATCCGGCCCGGCTTGAGCGCGGCGACCAGCTCGAGGCCTATCTGGCAACGGTCGTCCTGGGCGCCCAGCTGCGCGCCCTGGAACCGGAGCGCCGTCCGGAGCTGGTGCGCGAGGTCGCCGCAGCCCTGCCGGAGCCGACCATCGACTACGTCCGGCTCCAGATCAGCGCAACCCGCGGTTAGCCGGCCGCCTCAGCGGCTGGGCCCGACATCGTAGGCGGGCCGGTCTCGGGTGGGGTTGGGCACTGAACCGGGATCCGTGGACAACGAGAGCACCATGGCGATCTCCTGCTCACCGAACTCCTCGTTCACCACCCGGGTCGGTCGCCGCTTGCCGGACGGCCGGAACCCGAAGTTGACGGCGAACGCGATTGCCCGACCGTTCTCGGAACCCACCCAGTAGTAGAGCTGGCTGTAGCCGCTGTTCCTGGCGGCCCGGGCCGCTGCCCGCACCAGCTGCCATGACACCCCGGTATTGCGCCCCTCGGGAGTGACGTAGAGCCCGAAGAGGTCTCCGATCCGGTCCTCTTCGCTGTGCACGCCCAGACTCACGATCCCCTGAGGCCGGCCGTCGCGCATGGCCAGGAACCGAACCGATCGGTTCATCCGGTCCCGCCAGAACTGCTCATCCTTCCGGGCCTCGTCGGCATAGCTCGCGACGAAGGAGTTGGGGGACTCCTGCAAGGCGGCCAGGCGGACCTCGCGGTAGTCCTGCCAGTCGTCCTCATGCAGAGTGCGCACAGTGATCTCGCTCATTCCTCATGCTCGCATGAGAGGAACACCTCACACAACGTCCCACGACGGGCGCCGACCCGGAGCGACGCCGGTCAGCCCGCAGGCCGAGATCGGAGGCGCAGCCGGAGCGCACCGGTGCGCTGGAGCAGTGGCTGTGTCGCCGTCAGCGTCAGCCGGGTCAACCCGGACGTCCAGACCGACGCGAGCTTCGGATCGGCCAGCGGGACCGGCTCCTCGGCACAGGTGACGAGCTCCTGGTCGTAGCCGATCTCCAGTTCCCGGCCGGGCCCGGGAAGGCGCAGCCGGACCAGCCCGGGGGCCGAGGAGACCTCGGCCGGCGTGATCAGATGCCAGACCAGTGAGGCCGGGCCGGTGGCCAGGTCCCAGCTGTCGGTGACCTCGAGTCCGGCGTCGGTACTTTCCCGGGCCAGCACCAGCTGCCGCCGCCAGGACCTGGCGCCGGCCCCAGCCGGATAGGCGGCGGCCAGCTCGATCGAGCAGCGCACCTGGTCGCGACCGATTTCGACCGCCATCGCGTCCGCCCGGAACTCCGGACCAGCCTGCTGGGGCTGCCCGTTGATCTCCGGGACGTTGTGGAAGCCGCTCTGCATGGTGAAGATCTCATACCGGTCAGGCCCGAAGGTCTGCCTGGTGTAGGTGCCCGCGCCCATGTCGATGATCATCGGCCGACCGTCCACGGCGACGACGAAGTTGCCGATGTCGTTGTGGTTGTGCGACTCGTCGTTGTGACCTCCCTTCACCGCGAGGTAGATGCCCTCCGGTGAGCCGGGAAGCTGCCGGGCCACCAGCACCTGGGTGTCCGGGAACCACAGCTC is a window from the Microlunatus panaciterrae genome containing:
- a CDS encoding pyridoxamine 5'-phosphate oxidase family protein; translation: MPSSRTATKTPSPGRRPLDPRTCRALLASQREGRLGYTSGRGHRAVPVHYKTEDGYIFLRTADYNEIAQYAPGAKVSFDLTHRADEAHEGWEIHVVGVAEPLEEEPEVDDEEPEAWPAGVRALALRIPVTEITGVEIAAH
- a CDS encoding class I SAM-dependent methyltransferase, whose protein sequence is MDATRTELLEWDAGSYDDLPLPHLRWGRDVVERLELVGSETVLDLGCGTGRDAQHLLEQLPSGRVVAVDGSVQMLDQLRSRLTGHRDRLTVLHADLRRPLQLRPPLQLGLSLDAAISVATLHWLPDHAVVFGSVAAVLRPGGRFVAECGGQGNIAAVRRALRAVTGEDGAGVWNFAGVAETRVALEAAGLVDPQVALVSDPARLERGDQLEAYLATVVLGAQLRALEPERRPELVREVAAALPEPTIDYVRLQISATRG
- a CDS encoding GNAT family N-acetyltransferase, producing MSEITVRTLHEDDWQDYREVRLAALQESPNSFVASYADEARKDEQFWRDRMNRSVRFLAMRDGRPQGIVSLGVHSEEDRIGDLFGLYVTPEGRNTGVSWQLVRAAARAARNSGYSQLYYWVGSENGRAIAFAVNFGFRPSGKRRPTRVVNEEFGEQEIAMVLSLSTDPGSVPNPTRDRPAYDVGPSR